A window of the Acetobacteraceae bacterium genome harbors these coding sequences:
- a CDS encoding insulinase family protein, with protein MLKSSSILSAFLMATALITSTVNAEESQPSQAPAAATTQDKDTSAVSSNTINTPALRYTLPNGLRVAIVQDPLAPVVQTMVNYAVGSANAPKNFPGNAHALEHMMFNGTPNISQKQLTAISSRLGNQNNADTTSDVTQYYFEAPAENLEVLLKIEADRMKDISLDSKEWAHEKGAIEQEVSRDLSNPAYRYLSQLRAILFKNTPYERDALGDRASFDKTTAEDLHKFYRTWYAPNNALLVIVGDIDPDKTLELVKKHFEDLTPKRLPEAPEIQPQKVKQQDIVLPTDYPVSFEIQAWRMPGMRDPHYAAAQILADALSSERGDLFALVPAGEALESSFSYQAEAQGGMGLAFIAYPKGQAREKIKNKLTTILNNYRKNGIPEELIEASKKNEIANLAFRANSISGLAESWSEALAVQHLNSPTDLSKAFEKVTKKDVDDLLHEWLNTQTVVTASLVPSEKGHAIAAQGFGGTENLLSDSAEDVTLPEWAEKALGHAHAPATMTPPKTYILPNGLKLFVQPEKVSNTIELYGDIRQNAALQEPKGQEGVSSLTDALFLYGSTKHDQKALATEFDALCASESAGSSFSLSARKPDFDKALSLLTEHELTPAFPLTGFTKTRAEAAEARRGEMKSPAYHFGRAVRKALVPANDPTLREATPETIKKIQLQQIKDFYKKAYRPDLTTIFIIGNIDPDEAYQEILKNFGNWEKEGDTPKIDLPKLPLNKASQARILDPGRSQDEVKLVENLEIDVHNPERHALAVGNQILGAGGFSSRLLQDLRVKTGFAYSAGSAIQYSRTRANFLMAFGSDPEKAINAEKYAIKDLKQLQEAPPTEHELNLAKDALLRSALIGRASFSGIAGLWMSLNDLDLPMDTPNERMKAIEGMTPEQVQTAFKRWIHPENLARITLGPAPKQKSVSKITKK; from the coding sequence TTGCTAAAAAGCTCTTCTATTCTTTCTGCATTTTTAATGGCGACCGCTCTTATTACCAGTACAGTCAATGCAGAAGAATCACAGCCCTCTCAAGCACCCGCTGCGGCGACAACGCAAGACAAAGACACCTCTGCCGTCTCCTCTAACACAATCAACACACCTGCACTCCGCTATACACTTCCAAATGGTTTGCGTGTTGCGATTGTGCAAGATCCTCTTGCGCCCGTTGTCCAAACGATGGTCAATTATGCGGTCGGATCGGCCAATGCGCCTAAAAATTTCCCGGGGAATGCACATGCGCTTGAGCATATGATGTTTAACGGCACACCGAATATCAGCCAAAAACAACTCACAGCCATCAGCTCCAGACTCGGTAACCAGAATAATGCCGATACCACCTCTGACGTCACACAATATTATTTTGAAGCGCCTGCGGAAAATCTAGAAGTTCTGCTTAAAATAGAAGCGGACCGCATGAAAGACATCTCTCTCGATTCAAAAGAATGGGCACATGAAAAAGGGGCTATTGAGCAAGAAGTTTCAAGGGATCTCTCCAACCCTGCCTATCGTTATCTCAGTCAACTTAGAGCCATTCTCTTTAAAAATACCCCTTATGAGCGTGATGCGCTTGGTGACCGCGCTTCCTTTGACAAAACAACTGCTGAAGATCTCCACAAATTTTATAGAACATGGTATGCGCCCAATAATGCGCTTCTTGTCATTGTCGGAGATATTGATCCAGATAAGACCTTAGAATTGGTAAAGAAACATTTTGAGGATCTTACACCAAAACGTTTACCTGAAGCGCCTGAAATCCAGCCACAAAAAGTTAAACAGCAAGATATTGTCCTCCCAACGGATTATCCCGTTTCTTTTGAAATTCAAGCATGGCGCATGCCAGGAATGCGTGATCCTCACTATGCGGCCGCGCAAATCCTTGCCGATGCGCTCTCCAGCGAACGGGGAGACCTTTTTGCCCTTGTTCCTGCTGGAGAAGCCCTTGAATCCAGCTTCTCTTACCAAGCAGAAGCGCAAGGCGGCATGGGCCTCGCCTTCATTGCCTATCCCAAAGGACAAGCCAGAGAAAAAATAAAAAACAAACTCACAACTATTTTAAACAATTATCGTAAAAACGGGATTCCTGAAGAGTTAATCGAAGCCTCTAAGAAGAATGAAATTGCTAACCTTGCGTTTAGAGCAAACTCTATCTCTGGCCTTGCAGAAAGCTGGTCCGAGGCTTTAGCGGTTCAACATCTAAATAGCCCCACCGATCTTTCTAAAGCTTTCGAGAAAGTCACAAAAAAAGACGTTGATGATCTTCTGCACGAATGGCTCAATACGCAAACTGTTGTGACAGCTTCTCTTGTACCCTCAGAAAAAGGCCATGCCATTGCGGCTCAAGGCTTTGGAGGGACAGAAAATCTTCTTTCAGACAGCGCAGAAGATGTCACTTTACCAGAATGGGCTGAAAAAGCCTTAGGCCATGCGCATGCGCCAGCCACAATGACTCCTCCAAAAACATATATTCTGCCAAATGGTCTCAAACTCTTCGTTCAACCCGAAAAAGTAAGCAATACCATTGAGCTTTACGGCGATATCCGTCAAAATGCCGCCCTTCAAGAACCTAAAGGTCAAGAAGGCGTTTCCAGCTTAACAGATGCTCTCTTCCTCTATGGCAGCACGAAACATGACCAAAAAGCCCTTGCGACAGAATTTGATGCGCTTTGCGCTTCTGAAAGCGCAGGGAGCAGTTTTAGCCTATCTGCCCGTAAGCCAGATTTTGATAAAGCGCTCTCACTTTTGACAGAACATGAACTTACACCTGCCTTCCCTTTAACTGGATTCACCAAAACACGGGCAGAAGCGGCAGAAGCCCGCAGAGGTGAAATGAAATCCCCTGCCTATCATTTTGGCAGAGCTGTTCGTAAAGCCCTTGTTCCTGCCAATGATCCAACTCTCAGAGAGGCGACCCCTGAAACCATCAAAAAAATCCAACTTCAACAGATCAAAGATTTTTATAAAAAAGCCTATCGTCCTGACTTAACAACGATTTTCATCATCGGAAATATTGATCCAGATGAAGCCTATCAAGAAATTCTGAAAAATTTTGGAAATTGGGAAAAAGAAGGTGATACCCCAAAGATTGATTTACCGAAACTCCCCTTGAACAAAGCTTCCCAGGCCAGAATCCTCGATCCTGGACGCTCACAAGATGAAGTGAAACTTGTCGAAAACCTTGAAATTGATGTGCATAATCCTGAACGGCATGCTTTAGCCGTTGGAAACCAAATCCTAGGTGCTGGCGGCTTCTCCTCCCGCTTACTGCAAGACCTGCGTGTTAAAACAGGCTTTGCCTATAGTGCTGGCAGCGCTATCCAATATTCACGGACCCGTGCAAACTTCCTAATGGCATTTGGTTCTGATCCAGAAAAGGCAATAAATGCAGAAAAATATGCCATAAAAGATTTAAAACAGCTTCAAGAAGCCCCCCCCACAGAGCATGAACTCAATCTTGCAAAAGATGCCCTGCTGCGCTCAGCACTTATTGGCCGTGCAAGCTTTAGTGGCATTGCAGGTCTTTGGATGTCTTTGAATGACCTGGACCTCCCAATGGATACGCCGAATGAGAGAATGAAAGCGATTGAAGGCATGACTCCTGAACAGGTGCAAACGGCCTTTAAGCGTTGGATTCATCCAGAAAACCTCGCAAGGATTACCTTAGGACCTGCGCCTAAACAAAAATCTGTCAGCAAAATAACTAAAAAATAA
- a CDS encoding alpha-hydroxy-acid oxidizing protein: MIISSPKDYEKVAKNVLPPFLFEYIAGGAGNETTLRSNQRDLARVAFRQRILSEAGNVDLSTTLWNQKLSLPLVLAPVGLTGMYGRYGEVAAAHAAKKKNIPFTLSTVGVSPVAKLAKKVGPSHLWFQLYVLKDHAFMRDVLQRAWNSGVRTLVFTVDMPIPGARYRDRHSGLEGNYAWFHRAYQIATHWKWAISVGLLGGPHDLGNISTYMGKSVGLLDYMGYLNKNFDPSIGWKDLEWIRSFWKGKMILKGILDKKDAKEAVQFGADGIVVSNHGGRQLDGAISTARALPAIADEVKGQIKILADSGIRSGLDVMRMIALGADAAMIGRSYIYALASAGEAGVTNLLNIYEREMRICMTLTGQKSLKTLDRNCLAALS; this comes from the coding sequence ATGATTATTTCTTCCCCTAAAGATTATGAAAAAGTTGCTAAAAATGTCCTTCCACCCTTTCTCTTTGAGTATATTGCCGGGGGAGCAGGGAATGAAACAACCTTGCGCAGTAATCAAAGAGATTTAGCAAGAGTTGCTTTTCGACAGCGAATTCTCAGTGAAGCTGGCAACGTGGATCTCTCGACAACTTTATGGAATCAAAAGCTTTCTTTACCTTTGGTTTTAGCACCTGTTGGCTTAACAGGGATGTATGGAAGGTACGGCGAGGTGGCTGCGGCGCATGCTGCGAAAAAAAAGAATATTCCTTTCACGCTTTCGACAGTAGGGGTTTCACCTGTTGCTAAGCTTGCTAAAAAAGTGGGCCCAAGTCATTTATGGTTTCAACTTTATGTTTTAAAAGATCACGCTTTTATGCGTGATGTTTTGCAACGTGCTTGGAATTCTGGGGTTAGAACCTTGGTTTTTACGGTGGATATGCCAATTCCTGGAGCACGTTACCGAGATAGGCATTCTGGCTTAGAAGGTAATTATGCATGGTTTCACCGGGCCTATCAAATTGCAACTCACTGGAAATGGGCCATTTCTGTTGGGCTTTTAGGAGGGCCACATGATCTAGGCAATATTTCCACCTATATGGGAAAATCAGTCGGTTTGCTCGACTATATGGGCTATCTCAATAAGAATTTTGATCCGTCTATCGGTTGGAAAGATTTGGAATGGATTCGTTCTTTTTGGAAAGGAAAAATGATTCTTAAAGGCATTCTGGATAAGAAAGATGCCAAAGAAGCCGTGCAGTTCGGAGCAGATGGAATTGTTGTTTCCAATCATGGCGGAAGGCAATTAGATGGTGCAATTTCGACTGCAAGGGCACTGCCTGCGATCGCCGATGAGGTTAAGGGACAGATTAAAATTTTAGCCGATTCAGGTATTCGCTCTGGTTTAGATGTGATGCGTATGATTGCGCTTGGGGCAGATGCCGCAATGATTGGACGTTCTTATATCTATGCCTTGGCGAGTGCGGGGGAGGCTGGCGTCACAAACCTTCTCAATATTTATGAAAGAGAAATGCGGATTTGTATGACTTTAACAGGTCAGAAAAGTCTTAAAACGCTAGATCGAAATTGTTTGGCAGCATTGTCTTAA
- a CDS encoding ABC transporter permease, with the protein MSPIILHLIWIGTLQTLEMVFASTAIAVLLGGPIALFLVGTGPAKLWKLPVVPRIVELFVDAVRAIPFIVLLVLLIPTTRLIAGTSLGTEAAIVPLSIAAIPYFARIAEVSMAEVDTGLVEAVRAIGGTRLTIIRHVIIPEALPSLIAGLTVTLITMVGASAIAGTIGAGGLGDLAIRYGYQRFNTTVMLWVVAVLILMVCIIQWTGNWLVRKLRH; encoded by the coding sequence ATGTCACCCATAATTTTACATCTCATTTGGATTGGTACGCTTCAAACCTTAGAAATGGTTTTCGCCTCAACGGCTATTGCGGTGCTTCTTGGAGGGCCTATTGCCCTCTTCCTTGTTGGAACAGGACCTGCGAAACTTTGGAAACTGCCTGTTGTGCCTCGAATTGTAGAACTTTTTGTTGACGCTGTTAGAGCCATTCCTTTTATCGTCCTTCTTGTCTTGCTGATTCCAACCACACGCCTTATTGCGGGAACGTCTTTAGGAACAGAGGCCGCGATTGTGCCTCTTTCCATTGCCGCTATTCCCTATTTTGCACGTATTGCAGAGGTTTCCATGGCAGAAGTCGATACCGGATTAGTCGAAGCTGTTCGGGCTATTGGCGGAACACGCCTGACGATTATTCGACATGTGATTATTCCAGAAGCCCTTCCTTCCCTGATTGCGGGTCTTACAGTCACCCTGATTACAATGGTCGGTGCCTCTGCTATTGCGGGCACAATTGGCGCTGGCGGCCTCGGTGATTTAGCTATTCGCTATGGTTATCAGCGTTTTAATACGACCGTCATGCTCTGGGTTGTTGCGGTGCTTATTTTGATGGTCTGCATCATTCAATGGACAGGGAACTGGCTTGTTCGCAAGCTACGCCATTAA
- a CDS encoding ATP-binding cassette domain-containing protein, translating into MTHSTTALRGAVEQKTVLEVRHLSHWFNSQAALNDINFSVKTGEIVGLIGRSGAGKSTLIRCLCALERPGAGDIIVNGTNITGLPESGLIKVRRKIGLIFQHFNLLTSRTVEGNISLPLQIAGTPRTEIRKRVKDLIEMVGLGGLEKKYPHQLSGGQKQRVGIARALATNPDVLLSDEATSALDPESTASILKLLSDINKEFGLTILLITHEMEVIKRFAKRILVLDHGNLIQDCTLSQFARNEPDHPALKPLLAEIQPQLPDNLLQKLQPMRQQGCNEAVLRIYLEGKHITDPLFSELAIKFGTQTRLLQGGVSELGEESVCDVIVSITGEKCDEAIQLIAQRAQAYRVLGWLCHP; encoded by the coding sequence ATGACTCATTCCACCACCGCTTTGCGTGGTGCTGTAGAACAAAAAACCGTGCTAGAGGTTAGACACCTCTCGCATTGGTTTAACTCTCAGGCTGCGCTAAATGATATTAACTTTTCTGTTAAAACAGGAGAGATTGTTGGCTTAATTGGTCGCTCTGGTGCAGGAAAATCAACGCTTATCCGTTGCCTCTGTGCCTTAGAACGCCCAGGAGCTGGTGACATCATTGTCAACGGCACGAATATTACAGGCTTACCAGAATCTGGTTTAATCAAAGTCCGCCGTAAAATTGGGCTGATTTTCCAGCATTTTAATCTCCTAACCTCCCGAACTGTCGAAGGCAATATTTCTCTGCCTCTGCAAATTGCAGGCACTCCTCGCACTGAAATTCGAAAACGTGTTAAAGACCTTATTGAAATGGTGGGGCTCGGAGGATTAGAGAAAAAATACCCACATCAGCTTTCTGGCGGTCAAAAGCAAAGGGTTGGAATTGCACGCGCCCTAGCGACAAATCCTGACGTTTTACTTTCAGATGAGGCAACCTCTGCGCTCGATCCTGAATCAACAGCGTCTATTCTGAAATTACTTAGCGATATTAACAAAGAATTTGGGCTAACCATTTTACTGATTACGCATGAGATGGAAGTCATCAAACGCTTTGCAAAACGTATTCTTGTGCTGGATCATGGGAATCTGATTCAAGACTGCACGCTCAGCCAGTTTGCACGTAATGAGCCAGATCACCCTGCTCTAAAACCGCTCCTCGCAGAAATTCAGCCACAGCTTCCAGATAATCTGCTGCAAAAATTGCAGCCTATGCGTCAACAAGGATGCAACGAAGCTGTTTTAAGAATTTATCTTGAAGGGAAACATATTACAGATCCCCTCTTTTCAGAGCTTGCGATTAAATTTGGAACACAAACACGCCTTTTACAGGGAGGCGTGAGCGAACTTGGAGAGGAATCCGTCTGCGACGTCATTGTCAGCATCACTGGTGAAAAATGTGATGAAGCCATTCAATTGATTGCACAAAGAGCCCAAGCGTACAGGGTGTTAGGATGGTTATGTCACCCATAA
- a CDS encoding MetQ/NlpA family ABC transporter substrate-binding protein: MFNSPVFAQEKADTTAKTSELLTLPQPKTIKVGIMAGEDEDVWRVVQENAKKANLTIQVIPFSDYTAPNIALDQHDLDANAFQHQPYLDAQKQTQHFHISRIGDTYFQPIGLYSVKYKSPQELEKNAVIGVPNDPSNEGRALHLLENLGVIKLAQNIDAYPTSLDITENPKNITIKELDAGIVGRSLPDLAAAVVNTEWAQKAGIDITKSRIGVEALKENPYVNFIAVNDSDLNKPWVKILVQSFQQPDVAQAIHTAYHDVTIPAFSA, translated from the coding sequence ATGTTTAACAGTCCCGTTTTTGCACAGGAAAAAGCAGATACCACAGCAAAAACATCAGAACTCTTAACTCTCCCACAGCCTAAAACAATCAAAGTGGGCATCATGGCTGGAGAGGATGAAGATGTCTGGCGTGTTGTTCAGGAAAATGCGAAAAAAGCAAATTTAACGATTCAGGTTATTCCTTTTTCTGATTATACAGCGCCAAATATTGCCTTAGATCAGCATGATTTAGATGCGAATGCCTTCCAGCATCAACCTTATCTTGATGCACAGAAACAAACACAGCATTTCCATATCTCACGTATTGGTGATACCTATTTCCAACCGATTGGGCTTTATTCTGTCAAATATAAATCCCCTCAAGAGTTAGAAAAAAATGCAGTCATCGGCGTTCCGAATGACCCTTCTAATGAAGGCCGTGCCCTTCATCTTTTGGAAAATTTAGGCGTTATTAAGCTCGCTCAAAATATTGATGCTTATCCAACCTCTTTGGACATTACTGAAAATCCCAAAAATATTACCATCAAAGAACTAGATGCTGGGATTGTCGGCCGTTCTCTGCCTGATCTTGCTGCGGCCGTTGTCAATACAGAATGGGCACAAAAAGCGGGCATCGATATTACAAAATCCCGTATTGGTGTCGAAGCATTAAAAGAAAATCCTTACGTCAATTTTATTGCTGTCAATGATAGTGATTTGAACAAACCATGGGTTAAAATCCTGGTGCAATCCTTCCAACAGCCTGACGTCGCACAAGCGATTCATACAGCCTATCATGACGTAACCATTCCGGCCTTTTCTGCATGA
- a CDS encoding amino acid permease, with product MTQVPEVEAKASKKKGMGPLQLIALGVGTSLGSGLFAVSGIAAGQNSGPAVSLCFIIGAIACALVGLCYAELSTMFPKASGASYAYISAALGECPAWLMTWCLVSSYILSISIVSVSWSGYFAAFLAKWHIYISSQILEPLGTVLTFENGSHVLAYGVWPGVLLISLVTLMLSSGTKESIGWNTFFVVLKISVVILFVLFALPAVSSANYTPYIPANQGTFGHFGWSGVISGAVLVFFSYLGFDVVASAGADARNPQRDLPIGILGALTTCAILAVGFSACLVGLVPYLDLANDTSPLATAMSHLQIPFLAEFLNLCILLGFTAGLYGIIYGQSRVLRHVAEDGLLPEIFAKRNKHQAPWVSILFLSFIGAVLAILIPVRLLGGVASLSVLLTFSSVCLSLIVLRKRQPNALRSFRVPGGKWLIPGGGICVCGTGLVTVEPICWLYLGIWLLAGGTIYLLYGRKHSRMKRNLA from the coding sequence ATGACGCAAGTACCAGAAGTAGAAGCAAAGGCTTCGAAAAAAAAGGGGATGGGACCTTTACAGCTGATTGCGCTTGGGGTTGGTACATCTTTAGGTTCTGGTTTATTTGCGGTTAGCGGTATTGCTGCAGGTCAAAATAGTGGGCCAGCTGTCTCTTTATGCTTTATTATCGGGGCGATTGCCTGTGCTTTGGTAGGGCTGTGTTACGCTGAGCTTTCAACGATGTTTCCAAAGGCTTCTGGGGCATCTTATGCCTATATTTCAGCTGCGCTTGGGGAGTGCCCTGCATGGCTGATGACATGGTGTCTTGTTTCCTCTTACATTCTTTCGATTTCGATTGTTTCTGTGAGTTGGAGTGGCTATTTCGCAGCGTTTCTTGCAAAATGGCATATTTATATTTCTTCTCAAATTTTAGAACCGCTTGGAACGGTTTTGACGTTTGAAAATGGCAGCCATGTACTGGCTTATGGCGTTTGGCCAGGGGTGCTTTTGATTTCTTTGGTGACGCTGATGCTGAGTTCAGGAACAAAAGAATCTATTGGCTGGAATACGTTTTTTGTTGTTTTGAAGATTTCGGTGGTTATTCTTTTTGTGCTGTTTGCCTTGCCTGCGGTTTCTTCGGCAAATTACACGCCTTATATTCCTGCCAACCAAGGCACTTTTGGCCATTTTGGATGGAGCGGTGTTATTTCAGGTGCAGTACTGGTTTTCTTTTCTTACTTAGGATTTGATGTCGTTGCTTCGGCAGGCGCAGATGCACGTAATCCACAACGGGATTTGCCTATTGGGATTTTAGGTGCATTAACAACTTGCGCTATTTTAGCCGTTGGGTTTTCGGCTTGTCTTGTGGGGCTTGTGCCCTATTTAGACCTTGCCAATGATACGAGCCCATTGGCAACGGCAATGTCGCATCTTCAAATTCCGTTTTTAGCTGAATTCCTAAATCTCTGCATTTTACTTGGTTTTACGGCAGGTCTGTACGGGATTATTTATGGGCAAAGCCGTGTTTTACGTCATGTCGCTGAAGATGGTCTCTTGCCGGAGATTTTTGCAAAACGCAATAAGCATCAAGCGCCTTGGGTTTCGATTTTGTTTCTCTCTTTCATTGGGGCTGTTTTGGCAATTCTGATCCCTGTAAGATTGCTCGGTGGCGTGGCTTCTTTGTCTGTTCTTTTGACTTTTTCGAGCGTGTGTCTTTCTTTGATTGTCTTACGCAAACGTCAGCCAAATGCTTTGCGTTCCTTCCGTGTCCCTGGTGGAAAGTGGCTTATTCCGGGGGGAGGGATTTGTGTTTGTGGCACTGGACTTGTCACGGTAGAACCGATTTGCTGGCTTTACTTGGGGATTTGGCTTCTCGCTGGAGGTACGATTTACTTGCTCTATGGACGCAAGCATAGCCGTATGAAACGCAACCTTGCATAA
- a CDS encoding amino acid permease yields MTDETPSHTGRKKGLGALNLIALGIGSSLGAGLFAITGITAGQFSGPAVSLCFIFAAIACGCVGLCYAELATMFTKVSGASYTYISTAMGECVAWLATWCLVATYIVSLSLISVSWSGYLGAFLANWHVIIPDKFLLPLGTSLPAGGMAWGVWPALFIFSVVAAILCLGTKESAGLNNFFVFLKVAVVIIFVLCCVPFIIPSYYEPYIPVNQGHFGHFGWSGVLSGTAFVFLFYLGFDIVAAAGPETENPRKNLPIGILGTLSCCALLAALFSGAMVGVVPYLNLAEDSHPLATAMHVLNMPVIAQCLNLAILVGFLAGLYGIIFGQSRILSHISDEGLLPAVFAQKNSRHAPWFAILFLSIIAAVLAVFLPLKALGNVISLGALLTFLMVCLAFIILRIRMPDHPRPFQVFGGNYFVPMIGIVSCVVGTFTIDFISWLYLGIWLLLGFAVYLFYGRRKSKMRNENVL; encoded by the coding sequence ATGACAGATGAAACACCATCCCACACAGGACGAAAAAAAGGGCTAGGGGCGCTAAATTTAATTGCGTTAGGTATTGGAAGCTCTCTTGGCGCAGGCTTATTTGCGATTACAGGAATTACGGCAGGGCAATTTAGTGGCCCCGCTGTTTCTTTATGTTTTATTTTTGCAGCGATTGCCTGTGGTTGTGTCGGATTATGCTACGCCGAGCTTGCAACCATGTTCACAAAGGTTTCCGGCGCTTCTTACACCTATATTTCAACGGCAATGGGCGAATGTGTTGCGTGGCTTGCAACATGGTGCCTCGTGGCAACTTATATTGTTTCTTTATCTTTAATTTCTGTGAGTTGGAGTGGTTATCTCGGCGCTTTCCTTGCGAATTGGCATGTGATTATTCCAGATAAATTCTTACTGCCTTTAGGGACATCTTTGCCTGCGGGTGGCATGGCTTGGGGCGTATGGCCTGCTTTGTTTATTTTTTCAGTTGTGGCGGCGATTTTATGTCTGGGAACAAAAGAATCTGCTGGATTAAACAATTTTTTTGTTTTTCTAAAAGTCGCTGTTGTGATTATTTTTGTTCTTTGCTGTGTACCCTTCATCATTCCTTCTTATTATGAGCCTTATATTCCTGTTAATCAGGGACATTTCGGCCATTTTGGATGGAGTGGGGTTTTAAGCGGAACGGCTTTTGTGTTTCTGTTTTATCTTGGCTTTGACATTGTTGCTGCCGCAGGGCCGGAAACAGAAAACCCCCGTAAGAATTTACCTATCGGGATTTTGGGGACTTTGTCTTGCTGTGCCTTGCTGGCAGCGCTTTTTTCAGGGGCAATGGTCGGCGTTGTGCCTTATTTAAATTTGGCAGAAGACAGCCATCCATTGGCAACGGCTATGCATGTTTTAAATATGCCTGTAATTGCGCAATGTTTAAATCTCGCCATTTTAGTCGGTTTTCTCGCTGGATTGTATGGGATTATTTTTGGGCAAAGCCGTATTTTGAGCCATATTTCGGATGAAGGATTGCTTCCAGCTGTTTTTGCACAGAAAAATAGCCGGCATGCGCCTTGGTTTGCAATTTTGTTCCTCTCTATTATAGCGGCGGTCTTAGCGGTCTTTCTGCCTCTAAAAGCGCTTGGTAATGTGATTTCGCTTGGGGCTCTTTTGACATTTTTAATGGTTTGCTTGGCCTTTATTATTTTGCGGATACGGATGCCGGATCATCCCAGACCTTTTCAGGTTTTTGGGGGAAATTATTTTGTCCCGATGATTGGGATTGTGTCGTGTGTCGTAGGGACGTTCACCATTGATTTTATAAGCTGGCTTTATTTGGGTATATGGCTTTTACTGGGATTTGCGGTTTATCTTTTTTATGGACGGCGCAAAAGTAAAATGCGCAATGAAAATGTTCTCTAA
- a CDS encoding translation initiation factor IF-3 yields the protein MARLPHAQTPAKEGPRLNEEIRTPQVRVVAADGEMIGILPIREAIARAYAEGMDLLEISPTATPPVCKILDYGKFKYEQQKKKNEARKKQKVIELKEVKIRPGTGEHDFQVKLRAVQSFLEAGDKVKVSLRFKGREMAHQELGSKMMERLREEVGEIGKAELLPKLENRQMIMVLAPTK from the coding sequence ATAGCACGACTTCCACATGCCCAAACCCCTGCAAAGGAAGGGCCACGCCTTAACGAAGAAATCCGTACTCCACAAGTCCGCGTTGTTGCGGCTGATGGTGAGATGATTGGTATTTTGCCAATCCGTGAAGCCATCGCGCGTGCCTACGCAGAAGGGATGGATTTGCTTGAGATTAGTCCAACGGCGACTCCGCCCGTTTGCAAAATTTTAGATTACGGTAAATTCAAATACGAGCAGCAAAAAAAGAAAAATGAAGCCCGTAAAAAGCAGAAAGTCATTGAACTTAAAGAAGTTAAAATTCGCCCAGGTACAGGCGAACACGACTTCCAAGTCAAACTGCGTGCCGTACAATCCTTTTTAGAAGCTGGCGACAAAGTGAAAGTTTCACTCCGCTTTAAAGGGCGTGAAATGGCACACCAAGAGCTCGGCTCAAAAATGATGGAGCGCCTCAGAGAAGAGGTTGGCGAAATCGGAAAAGCAGAACTTCTGCCTAAACTTGAAAATCGCCAAATGATTATGGTGCTAGCACCAACAAAATAA